In a single window of the Pyrococcus sp. NA2 genome:
- the tuf gene encoding translation elongation factor EF-1 subunit alpha, translated as MPKEKPHVNIVFIGHVDHGKSTTIGRLLYDTGNIPETIIKKFEEMGEKGKSFKFAWVMDKLKEERERGITIDVAHTKFETPHRYITIIDAPGHRDFVKNMITGASQADAAVLVVAATDGVMPQTKEHAFLARTLGIKHIIVTINKMDMVNYDQKVYEKVKAQVEKLLRTLGYKDFPVIPTSAWNGDNIVKRSDKMPWYNGPILIEALDQIPEPEKPVDKPLRIPVQDVYSIKGVGTVPVGRVETGKLKVGDVVIFEPASTIFHKPIQGEVKSIEMHHEPLQEALPGDNIGFNVRGVSKNDIKRGDVAGHPDKPPTVVRTKDTFKAQIIVLNHPTAITVGYSPVLHAHTAQVPVRFEQILAKVDPRTGNITEENPQFIKTGDSAIVVLRPMKPVVLEPVKEIPQLGRFAIRDMGMTIAAGMVISIQKGE; from the coding sequence ATGCCAAAGGAGAAGCCCCACGTTAACATCGTGTTTATCGGACACGTAGACCACGGAAAGAGCACTACCATTGGAAGGCTCCTCTACGACACCGGAAACATACCAGAGACGATCATCAAGAAGTTCGAGGAGATGGGTGAAAAGGGTAAGTCATTCAAGTTCGCTTGGGTCATGGACAAGCTCAAGGAGGAGAGAGAAAGAGGTATCACAATTGACGTTGCCCACACCAAGTTTGAGACACCACACAGGTACATCACGATCATCGATGCTCCAGGTCACAGGGACTTCGTTAAGAACATGATCACCGGTGCAAGCCAGGCTGATGCTGCAGTTCTGGTTGTAGCTGCCACCGACGGTGTCATGCCACAGACCAAGGAGCACGCCTTCCTTGCAAGGACGCTAGGTATCAAGCACATCATCGTCACGATAAACAAGATGGATATGGTCAACTACGACCAGAAGGTCTATGAGAAGGTCAAGGCTCAAGTTGAGAAGTTGCTCAGAACCCTCGGTTACAAGGACTTCCCAGTCATCCCAACGAGCGCTTGGAACGGTGACAACATCGTCAAGAGAAGCGACAAGATGCCATGGTACAATGGGCCAATCCTAATTGAGGCCCTTGACCAGATCCCAGAGCCTGAGAAGCCAGTTGACAAGCCACTCAGAATCCCAGTTCAGGATGTCTATTCAATTAAGGGTGTCGGTACCGTTCCAGTTGGTAGGGTTGAGACAGGTAAGCTCAAGGTCGGTGACGTCGTAATCTTCGAGCCAGCATCAACGATCTTCCACAAGCCCATCCAGGGTGAAGTCAAGAGCATTGAGATGCACCACGAGCCACTACAAGAGGCTCTTCCAGGTGACAACATCGGATTCAACGTCAGAGGTGTCAGCAAGAACGACATCAAGAGAGGTGACGTTGCTGGACATCCAGACAAGCCACCAACAGTCGTAAGGACCAAGGACACCTTCAAGGCCCAGATCATTGTCCTCAACCACCCAACAGCAATCACAGTTGGTTACAGCCCAGTCCTTCACGCTCACACCGCACAGGTTCCAGTAAGGTTCGAGCAGATCCTTGCTAAGGTCGACCCAAGAACAGGTAACATCACCGAGGAGAACCCACAGTTCATCAAGACAGGTGATTCAGCTATCGTCGTGCTAAGGCCAATGAAGCCAGTCGTACTCGAACCAGTCAAGGAGATTCCACAGCTCGGTAGATTCGCAATCAGAGACATGGGTATGACTATCGCAGCTGGAATGGTCATCTCAATCCAGAAGGGTGAGTGA